In Xiphias gladius isolate SHS-SW01 ecotype Sanya breed wild chromosome 16, ASM1685928v1, whole genome shotgun sequence, a genomic segment contains:
- the LOC120801596 gene encoding olfactory receptor 11A1-like: MDDELNVTHITLSGYVEVNKYRYLYFLIMFTVYILIICCNSTIVYLIVIHKNLHEPMYVFIAALLLNCVFYSTTIYPKLLIDFVAEKQIISYSACIFQFFVFYSIGSSEFLLLAAMAYDRYVSICKPLQYPTIMRKATVSICLILSWLVPACHIAVPAIVSAEAKLCNFTLKGIFCNNAIYGLQCVKSRFITIYGVVALVDLAILPMLFIIFTYTRILIISYRSSREVRKKAAQTCLPHLLVLISFSCLCAYDITIVRLESNFPKIISFIMTLQIILYHPLFNPVIYGLKMREISKHLKRLFCPAKMI, from the coding sequence ATGGATGATGAGTTAAACGTTACTCACATAACTCTTAGCGGGTATGTGGAAGTtaacaaatacagatatttatattttttgattatgTTCACAGTCTATATCCTAATAATCTGCTGTAATTCTACTATTGTGTACCTCATCGTGATTCACAAAAACCTCCATGAGCCTATGTATGTTTTCATTGCAGCCTTGCTATTGAACTGTGTCTTTTACAGCACTACTATTTACCCAAAGCTTCTGATTGATTTTGTGGctgaaaaacagatcatatCATATTCAGCCTGCATCTTccaattttttgtattttactctATAGGCAGTTCTGAATTCCTATTGTTGGCAGCCATGGCCTATGACAggtatgtgtctatatgtaaACCTCTGCAATATCCGACTATCATGAGAAAAGCCACTGTGAGTATTTGCCTGATTTTGTCTTGGCTTGTACCTGCTTGCCATATTGCAGTTCCTGCAATAGTGAGTGCTGAAGCTAAACTGTGTAACTTTACTctaaaaggaatattttgcaACAATGCAATCTACGGACTTCAGTGTGTAAAATCAAGATTCATCACTATATATGGTGTGGTTGCTTTAGTAGATCTGGCAATACTCCCTATGCTCTTCATAATTTTTACTTACACAAGGATACTCATCATATCCTATCGGAGCAGTAGAGAAGTCAGGAAAAAAGCTGCGCAGACCTGTTTACCTCACCTGCTGGTTTTAATCAGTTTctcttgtttgtgtgcatatgatATCACTATAGTTCGATTGGAATCCAACTTTCCAAAAATTATTAGCTTTATAATGACACTGCAAATAATTTTGTATCATCCTTTGTTTAATCCAGTCATATACGGGCTCAAAATGAGAGAAATTTCCAAACACCTCAAGAGGTTGTTCTGTCCAGCCAAAATGATCTGA